A region from the Borreliella burgdorferi B31 genome encodes:
- a CDS encoding DUF2634 domain-containing protein has translation MDLRLGNNFELVFNNDLSLVDGIEEQKQRFLIFLKTLRGSLSYAPHWGLDYFLLLKLLKINNLHAVKNYFHEISKELNLDLINISTTIQDNKAHISFFFSGDVLNMEFNL, from the coding sequence ATGGATTTAAGATTAGGCAATAATTTTGAATTGGTATTTAATAACGATTTATCACTTGTTGATGGAATTGAAGAACAAAAACAAAGATTTTTGATATTTTTAAAAACCTTAAGGGGTAGTTTAAGCTATGCTCCTCATTGGGGATTGGACTATTTCTTGCTTTTAAAACTGTTAAAAATTAACAATCTTCACGCTGTAAAAAATTATTTTCATGAAATATCTAAAGAGCTTAACTTAGATTTAATAAATATTTCAACTACTATACAAGACAATAAAGCGCATATATCCTTTTTTTTCTCAGGCGATGTTTTGAATATGGAGTTTAATTTATGA
- a CDS encoding DUF276 domain-containing protein, whose amino-acid sequence MSIVFDSDFGILKRTIKDIVRSKREYLRVNYGINIDDNQSSIYNIIASSLALIEEEIINELNLFFSKMKPGGTYWAAIEEHISSKSTTYSAVRTALLNLDEVEYTNIKSAAGKANIYLILKETLLDTSKSNINSSEFKAKLWETLYLTTPSGTLLEGDIEIDGLNSTGQRKSYKISLGKRKYVYMKVKYKLDLKNYLYLNIDSQIRDIYSRIILNNYSDMGISFEYQDFFAPVNEVKGIKFMEISACIKDTDTESITKIGDSDFKKNQDIAINDDTMLLFNTTDRLLIDIG is encoded by the coding sequence ATGAGCATCGTTTTTGATTCTGATTTTGGCATTTTAAAACGTACAATTAAGGATATTGTAAGATCGAAAAGAGAATATTTGCGTGTAAATTATGGGATTAATATTGATGATAATCAAAGCTCAATTTATAACATTATTGCGTCTTCTTTAGCATTAATTGAAGAAGAAATAATTAATGAGCTTAATCTCTTTTTTTCTAAAATGAAACCGGGTGGCACTTATTGGGCTGCTATTGAAGAACACATTTCTTCCAAAAGCACAACTTACAGCGCGGTTCGCACGGCTTTACTTAATCTTGATGAGGTTGAGTACACTAATATTAAAAGTGCAGCTGGTAAAGCCAACATATATCTAATTCTAAAGGAAACTTTACTAGACACTAGTAAATCTAACATTAATAGTTCTGAATTTAAAGCAAAACTTTGGGAAACATTATATCTAACAACTCCTAGTGGTACTTTACTTGAGGGAGACATAGAAATTGATGGTCTCAATTCAACTGGACAACGTAAATCCTATAAAATATCACTAGGGAAAAGAAAATATGTTTATATGAAAGTAAAGTATAAACTTGACCTTAAAAACTATCTCTACTTAAACATAGACTCTCAAATTAGGGACATTTATTCTAGGATTATTTTAAATAACTATTCTGATATGGGAATTAGCTTTGAATATCAAGACTTTTTTGCTCCAGTTAATGAAGTTAAAGGAATTAAGTTTATGGAAATAAGTGCTTGTATTAAAGATACAGACACTGAGAGTATTACAAAAATTGGTGATAGCGATTTTAAAAAAAATCAAGATATTGCCATTAATGATGACACAATGCTACTTTTCAATACGACAGATAGATTGCTTATTGATATTGGATAG